AGGCCAGTATCGATGACATGAACCCGGAGTTTTATTCCTATGTCATTGAGAAATTGCAGGCAGCAGGGGCTTTGGAGGTGACCCTCACTGCGGTGCAGGGAAAGAAGGGGCGGCCCGCCACCCTACTTACGGTCTTGGCTAACCCTGCCCGGGTGGAGTTGTTACAAGGGATCATCTTCCGGGAGACCACCACTCTAGGGGTGCGGGTTAGAAATGAAACCATGTATGGGTTGACCGCAGAGCGGCTCCAGGTGGAGTTGGGCGATCAACGGATCGGAGTGAAAATTGCCCGGATGGGTCAGCAGGTGACAAACATTGCTCCTGAGTATGAAGATTGTAAGATGGCCGCTGACCAACTTGCTCTGCCTTTAAAGGATGTCTATGATCTGGCTAAGGAACTGGCGCGGAAACAGATTACACAGTAGGTGAAGTGGGAGGATCGTGCTTTGGCGATCAAAAAGTTGACGCAAGACGAACTGCGGGCCCGGTGTCATTCCTGTGGGCTCCAATTTGAAACTACTCGGGATGTACCCCCTTTGACGGGTTTCATCGGTCAACAGCGGGCGGAACGAGCCTTGGAATTCGGACTCGCTATGGACCGACCGGGATACAACATTTATGTATCCGGTATTCCTGGCCTGGGGAAAAACAGCTTAATCCAGACCATGGTGGGGAAGGTAGCGGCCCAAAGACCCGTTCCCCAGGACTGGTGCTATGTGTACAATTTCGACAAGCCCGATCAACCTCTGGCTTTGAGTTTTCCTCCAGGGGGTGGGGCGGAATTTGCCGAACGGGTGGATCGATTAATCGAGAGACTCCAAGAGCAAATCAACCAGACCTTGGAAAGTGAGGAATATGCTCGCCGGAAGGCGGAGCTTTTGGAGCAGTATTCCAAGGGGAGCCAGCAATTACTCTTGGATCTGGAAGGCTTTGCCCAGGAACGCGGCTTTATACTAAGAAGGACTAACACAGGGCTTTCAGCCGTTCCAGTGGTGGATGGTCAACCAGTGGATTCCGAGGAAATGCCCAAACTGGACGACGATCTGCGTCGCAAGTTGGAAGAACGCCACAAGGAACTACAGGAGCATATCGCAGATGTTATTCGCCGGGTTCGGGCCCTGGAGAAGGAAGCCAAGGGCGAGGTACGTAAACTGGAGGCGTCGGTGGTGACGGAACTGGCCACTCCAGCATTTGAGGAAATTATAGGCGAATACACTGACAATCCGCGGGTACAGGATTACTTGCGGTCTATGCAAAGGGACCTCGTCGCTAATTTCCACGACTTGCTGATGGACGAAGAACAAAGCGGGTTGCCCCTCCCGTGGTTGCGCCGGATGGGGCGTACCGATTCCCTGGCCAAATATGAAGTGAATCTGTTTGTAGATAATAGGGATTTATCCGGTGCGCCGGTGGTCTTTGAGCCGAATCCCAATTATTCGAACCTCTTAGGCAAACAAGAATATCGAAACGAGATGGGGGTTTTTGTTACCGACTTTCGTATGCTCAAGCCCGGTGCTCTGCACAAGGCGAACGGTGGGTACTTAATTATCCCCGCCCAAGCCTTGCTTAGCAATTACTACGCGTGGGAAGCAATTAAACGGGTTTTGCGGAGCGGAGCGGTGACCATTGAAGGGTTGAACGAACAACTGGGTCTTACCCCCATGGCCTCGCTAAAACCTGATCCCATCCCTGTGCAAGTGAAGTTAATCTTGGTGGGCAACCCAGAGCTATATTATCTTTTGGAGAACTACGATGAGGATTTTGCCAAGCTCTTCAAGGTGAAGGCGGATTTCGATACGGAAACGGAACGTACTGAAGACAATGTGCAAAAGCTGGTGTCCCTAATTGCCACCGTCTGTCGCAAAGAGGGAGTGAAGGATTTTACCAAGGAAGCGGTGGCCGAAGTAGTGGAATACAGTTCCAGGTTAGCGGAACACCAACGGAAATTGAGCACCGAGTTCAACCGCATCCTGGAGATTGTCTATGAGGCCGATGCTTGGGCCCGTGCCGATGGCAGCCCGTGGGTGCAAAGGGAGCATGTAAAGAAGGCGATCGGGGAAAAACGTTATCGGGTCAGTCTGTATGAAGAGAAGATTCTGGAGGCCATCGGAGAAGGCAGTATCCTTATTGACACCACCGGTGAAAAGGTCGGCCAAGTTAATGGCTTAGCGGTGATTGACCTGGGGGATCACCTCTTTGGTAAGCCTTGTCGCATTACCGCGGAGACTTTCGTAGGTGAGGAAGGTGTCATTAATATCGAAAGGGAAGCCCGGTTGGATGGGCGGATTCACAACAAGGGTATCTTGATCCTTAGTGGATACTTGGCAGGAAAGTATGCCAAGGAGTATCCACTTTCCCTTTCTGCAACCTTGTGCTTTGAGCAAAGTTACAGCGGTGTTGATGGGGACAGCGCTTCCAGTGCTGAGCTTTATGCTTTGCTTTCCAGCATTGCTGGGGTGCCTGTCAAGCAGGGCCTGGCGGTGACCGGTTCCATAAATCAAAAGGGTGAAGTGCAGCCGGTGGGGGCCATAAATGAAAAGATCGAGGGATTCTTTGCTGTTTGCAAGTTGCAGGGGCTCACCGGGGATCAGGGAGTGATCATTCCCCGGCGGAATGTGGAAAATTTGATGTTAAGCCACGAGGTGGTGGAGGCAGTGGCCCAGGGGCAGTTCCATATTTATGCAGTGGATCACGTCGACGACGGTATCGAACTGATAACGGGTCTGCCTGCGGGCCAGTTGCGACCCGATGGCACTTACGAAGAAGGTACCATCCATTATTTGGTGCAACAGCGGTTGAAACGAATGGCGAAAAACTTGGCCAATCTGCAGGAAAGTGGGGACACCGAGGGAATGGAGGCGCGATCATGTCCCGAATCATAGCCGTATCCAACCAGAAGGGCGGAGTGGGTAAAACTACATCGACTTTGAATATCGGTGCGGCCCTTTCGGAGCTGGGAAAGAAGGTACTTTTTGTGGACCTCGATCCCCAGGGAGGCCTGACGGTTTCCTGTGGGTTTGAACCGGATTCCCTGCCCAAGACTGTCTACAATGCGATGATGCGCGGCCTTGATGCCAAGGAAGTGATGTTGGCTACGAAATTTGGACCAGATCTACTTCCGGCTAACATAGATCTATCCTTGGCCGAGATGGATCTCATCGGTACAGTCTCCAGGGAAAGACGCCTGGGGATTGTCCTGAAGGAGGTGCGGGATGAATATGATTTCATCCTCATCGACTGCCAGCCTACCCTGGGGCTTTTGACCTTGAATGCCCTGGCGGTGGCCGATGAGATGCTGATCCCTGTGGCCTGTGAGTATTTGGCCCTCCGGGGAGTGAAGGCCCTGTTGAAAATGTACGGAAAGGTGCGCTTGCAGTTGAACAGTAAGTTGAGGATCGTGGGAATCTTGCCCACGATGTATGATGAACGCACCAAACACTCCAAGGAGGTCCTGGAAGAGATTAAGGCCACCTTTAACGGAAAGATCCCGGTCTTCGACATAGTCATAAAACGGACGATTCGCTTTGCGGAGGCGGCCCAGGCTGGTGAGTCCATTATGACCTATGCCAAGGGAGTCGATGGCGCCTCGGCTTACCGGAAGCTAGCTGAACTCTTGGCCAGTCAGGCCTAAGGGTTGTCCCGCCAATGTTTGGTTGACACCCAAGAAGGCTTATCTGTATAATTAAGCAAAGATAAATGTGTTTCCCAATTCCTGTGCGGTGGTGGGGTGATCAATTTGGGATGTTTGATACAATTAAAGCTGATATCAAGGCGGTATTTGAAAGGGATCCGGCGGCAAGGAATCTGTTAGAAGTTCTGCTTTGCTACCCAGGGGTCCATGCCATCTTCTGGCACCGGATTGCTCATTTTTTATACAAAAGACGGCTATTCCTACTGGCCCGCATCATTTCCCAGCTCACCCGTTTCTTCACCGGAATTGAGATCCATCCCGGCGCAGTTATCGGCAAGGGATTTTTTATTGATCACGGGATGGGTGTGGTGATTGGTGAAACCACCGAGATCGGTGACAATGTGACCTTGTACCAGGGGGTGACCCTTGGCGGTACGGGGAAGGAGAAAGGCAAACGACATCCCACCATTGGCAACAACGTGATGATTTCTGCAGGGGCCAAGGTGCTCGGCTCCTTCAAGGTGGGGGATAACGCGAAGATTGGCGCCGGGGCAGTGGTGCTCAAGGAGGTGCCTCCCAACAGCACTGTTGTCGGGGTTCCCGGCAGGGTGGTTGTCCAGGACGGGCGGCGCGTGAATGAAATCGACTTGGACCACCACAATCTACCGGACCCAGTAGAAAAGATGTTCCGCTGTATGCAACGGCGCATGGATAGTCTTGAGGAAAAAATCAAAGAATTAGAAAAAGCGCAAAGCAGCCCGAAGGAAGATGCTGTGCAGAAGGGATGACTTATGGATGGGCTTGCGGGTTTATAATACACTGACAGGGAACAAGGAGGAGTTTGTGCCTCGGGAGGAGGGGCGCGTTAGTATTTATGTCTGTGGCGTAACGCCCTATGACGAAACACACATAGGACATGCCCGTCCCAGTGTGATTTGGGATGTGATTCGTAAATACCTGAAGAGTAAGGGCTACGCAGTCACTTACGTACAAAACTTTACCGACGTGGATGACAAGATCATTGCCCGGGCCCAGCAACTGGGTATAACTACCGAGGAGCTTTCCAGCAAGTACATTCAAGAGTACTTGGATGCGATGGAGGCGCTGAAGGTGGCACCGGCGGATTATCATCCCCGGGTAAGCCAGCACATCTCTCATATCATTACGATGGTGGAAGATCTTATTGCCCAGGGCGTGGCCTATGTAGCCGACGGCGATGTCTATTTCCATGTACCAGCCTTTGAAGGGTACGGGAAACTGTCTAAACAACAGGTTGATGAGTTGGAAAGCGGTGTCCGCATCGATGTGAGTGAAAACAAGCGGAACCCCCTGGACTTTGCGCTCTGGAAGAAATCCAAACCCAATGAACCCAGTTGGGACAGTCCCTGGGGGCCGGGTCGACCCGGGTGGCATATCGAATGTTCTGCGATGGCCATGCATTATCTAGGGGCAGGCTTCGATTTCCACGGTGGGGGTATGGACCTGGTCTTTCCCCACCATGAAAACGAGATTGCCCAATCCGAGGCCTTGACCGGTTGTGCCTTTGCCAGGTACTGGTTGCACAATGGACTGATCACCGTGAACGACGAGAAAATGTCTAAGTCCTTGGGGAATTTCTTAACGGTCTCAGACTTGTTGGCTAAGTACCCCAGCGAACTTCTTCGGTTTTACATTCTGTCCACCCATTATCGGAGCCCCTTGGAGTTTAATGAGCAGAAAATGCAGGAGGCCAAACGGGGTTGGCGGCGATTGCAGGATACCTATAAACGCTTGAAGGAACAATACGGCCAAGCTGCTCCAGCCGAACCGCTGGCTTGGGCCATGGAGGCTTTCACAGAGGCCATGGACGACGATTTTAACACCGCTCGGGCAGTGGCCGTATGTTTTGACGTGGTGCGCTACGCCAACCGCCCGGACTGCACCGAAGGGGCGGAGGCCTATGCTTTCCTGAAACAGGTGGCCCAAGGGATCCTCGGGGTGATCTCCGAAGAGGCCCAGGCGGCTGTGGATACCGGTTTGACCGCGGAGGTTATTGATCTCCTTCTGACGGTGCGGGAGAAGTTGCGGGAAGAGAGAAACTGGGCGTTGGCGGACCTGATTCGGGATCGGCTTACGGAGCTGGGCATCGTAGTGGAAGATACGAAAGAGGGTCCTCGATGGAAGGTGAACTGAAGAATTCTGGGGGCCTGTTTTGCCAATTGAGTGTTGCAGAGGCGAAACAACTGTCACCAGCGGTACTGGCCTATGTGGGAGATGCGGTTTACGAGCTTTATGTGCGCAGTTGGCTAGTGGAAAAGCCGGCGATGAAGCTAGAT
The genomic region above belongs to Bacillota bacterium and contains:
- a CDS encoding cysteine--tRNA ligase, encoding MGLRVYNTLTGNKEEFVPREEGRVSIYVCGVTPYDETHIGHARPSVIWDVIRKYLKSKGYAVTYVQNFTDVDDKIIARAQQLGITTEELSSKYIQEYLDAMEALKVAPADYHPRVSQHISHIITMVEDLIAQGVAYVADGDVYFHVPAFEGYGKLSKQQVDELESGVRIDVSENKRNPLDFALWKKSKPNEPSWDSPWGPGRPGWHIECSAMAMHYLGAGFDFHGGGMDLVFPHHENEIAQSEALTGCAFARYWLHNGLITVNDEKMSKSLGNFLTVSDLLAKYPSELLRFYILSTHYRSPLEFNEQKMQEAKRGWRRLQDTYKRLKEQYGQAAPAEPLAWAMEAFTEAMDDDFNTARAVAVCFDVVRYANRPDCTEGAEAYAFLKQVAQGILGVISEEAQAAVDTGLTAEVIDLLLTVREKLREERNWALADLIRDRLTELGIVVEDTKEGPRWKVN
- the cysE gene encoding serine O-acetyltransferase, with the translated sequence MFDTIKADIKAVFERDPAARNLLEVLLCYPGVHAIFWHRIAHFLYKRRLFLLARIISQLTRFFTGIEIHPGAVIGKGFFIDHGMGVVIGETTEIGDNVTLYQGVTLGGTGKEKGKRHPTIGNNVMISAGAKVLGSFKVGDNAKIGAGAVVLKEVPPNSTVVGVPGRVVVQDGRRVNEIDLDHHNLPDPVEKMFRCMQRRMDSLEEKIKELEKAQSSPKEDAVQKG
- a CDS encoding ParA family protein, coding for MSRIIAVSNQKGGVGKTTSTLNIGAALSELGKKVLFVDLDPQGGLTVSCGFEPDSLPKTVYNAMMRGLDAKEVMLATKFGPDLLPANIDLSLAEMDLIGTVSRERRLGIVLKEVRDEYDFILIDCQPTLGLLTLNALAVADEMLIPVACEYLALRGVKALLKMYGKVRLQLNSKLRIVGILPTMYDERTKHSKEVLEEIKATFNGKIPVFDIVIKRTIRFAEAAQAGESIMTYAKGVDGASAYRKLAELLASQA
- a CDS encoding AAA family ATPase; translation: MAIKKLTQDELRARCHSCGLQFETTRDVPPLTGFIGQQRAERALEFGLAMDRPGYNIYVSGIPGLGKNSLIQTMVGKVAAQRPVPQDWCYVYNFDKPDQPLALSFPPGGGAEFAERVDRLIERLQEQINQTLESEEYARRKAELLEQYSKGSQQLLLDLEGFAQERGFILRRTNTGLSAVPVVDGQPVDSEEMPKLDDDLRRKLEERHKELQEHIADVIRRVRALEKEAKGEVRKLEASVVTELATPAFEEIIGEYTDNPRVQDYLRSMQRDLVANFHDLLMDEEQSGLPLPWLRRMGRTDSLAKYEVNLFVDNRDLSGAPVVFEPNPNYSNLLGKQEYRNEMGVFVTDFRMLKPGALHKANGGYLIIPAQALLSNYYAWEAIKRVLRSGAVTIEGLNEQLGLTPMASLKPDPIPVQVKLILVGNPELYYLLENYDEDFAKLFKVKADFDTETERTEDNVQKLVSLIATVCRKEGVKDFTKEAVAEVVEYSSRLAEHQRKLSTEFNRILEIVYEADAWARADGSPWVQREHVKKAIGEKRYRVSLYEEKILEAIGEGSILIDTTGEKVGQVNGLAVIDLGDHLFGKPCRITAETFVGEEGVINIEREARLDGRIHNKGILILSGYLAGKYAKEYPLSLSATLCFEQSYSGVDGDSASSAELYALLSSIAGVPVKQGLAVTGSINQKGEVQPVGAINEKIEGFFAVCKLQGLTGDQGVIIPRRNVENLMLSHEVVEAVAQGQFHIYAVDHVDDGIELITGLPAGQLRPDGTYEEGTIHYLVQQRLKRMAKNLANLQESGDTEGMEARSCPES